A portion of the Thalassotalea sp. LPB0316 genome contains these proteins:
- a CDS encoding DUF4136 domain-containing protein, which yields MQLKNIFSVIALSLVLAACSSTNSAKVNADKNDQIDTSGYKTFAWISDAKTLSLPIDLNPVMQVRVEKAIEQAFINKGYELIDDREAADFTIAYTVGSRDKIKVDSYPASYHGQFGWGRGYYPRHSYYGVGMGTETQVRSYTEGKLAIDVFDVKSKQPAWHGWAVKRLKSGTQEAPTEVITQIVDQVISQFNVTELK from the coding sequence ATGCAATTAAAAAATATTTTCTCAGTTATCGCGCTTTCATTAGTGTTAGCGGCGTGTTCGTCAACTAATAGCGCTAAAGTGAACGCCGATAAAAACGATCAAATTGACACGTCAGGCTACAAAACATTTGCTTGGATTTCCGATGCAAAAACACTATCGCTACCTATTGATTTAAACCCAGTGATGCAAGTTCGCGTTGAAAAAGCTATTGAGCAAGCCTTTATTAACAAAGGTTACGAGCTAATTGACGATAGAGAAGCGGCGGATTTCACGATTGCCTATACAGTTGGCTCGCGTGACAAGATCAAAGTTGATAGCTATCCGGCAAGTTACCACGGCCAATTTGGTTGGGGCCGAGGCTATTACCCGCGTCATAGTTACTACGGTGTTGGTATGGGGACAGAAACTCAAGTACGTTCATATACAGAAGGTAAGTTAGCGATTGATGTATTTGACGTTAAAAGCAAGCAACCTGCATGGCATGGTTGGGCGGTGAAGCGTTTAAAAAGCGGTACACAAGAAGCTCCTACAGAAGTGATTACCCAAATTGTTGATCAAGTGATCAGCCAATTTAACGTTACTGAGTTGAAATAA
- a CDS encoding putative bifunctional diguanylate cyclase/phosphodiesterase — translation MLLTSDDIESAIYFSKLHLASIIFGYPVFVLIFGYWTRFKHTKLVFALFTLLSVPLLFINFLSETSLRYGQQVELVSYITIFGDQAYLLTGETYVYFPIMHFIYGAMSLFLAYCALRFYRRKQNELSAILVFTVFLQFITSYIGYQIDQLNSNWVYVGGVPMTLLSFIALTIISRGYKEKSIALSSEVKQKESLHLVFSRLAKISNEENDASFYQQAIELLCQYSKADYVIYGLVDDQDRSKIRTNLVYKDGNQVDNFLYERAGTPCENVLTIDACVHRSGVALDYPKDLMLMQEGIEAYVGYPIVGANKCTIGVLVLLFKAPLNDEQILRTVTDVFATRISAELRREALQNELKATAYVDYLTRLPNRTKLLTYINRINTEFAGRDEQALLMLFDLDYFGDINRKYGYDIGDQVIKVIGERLNNYSAEGLFFARSGGDEFALVINKVKTDINALINVHWTAIKAIVNQTCFVGNRKINISCTMGAVLFPSQQQDNFDVISASEQALIRAKEQGRGKYTFFDPTFLSNKEYIRALEADLLEALKVEDGLSVYYQPKVNKAAELFGAEALLRWNSDKRGFVSPAEFIPVAEETGAIHALGRWVVEQVIADFCQWREQGLPLVPISINVTASQFEDPEFIAFLISIVKRLDLPYHLVELELTESGLLTDKDNAIITLSKLRKHGFTIALDDFGTGYSSLSYLNELPLDVLKVDKSFVDGLYDERNRELVKSILAIGQAMELINIAEGTESLEQVELLSSMGCQYFQGYYYSKPLPKIEFEAWLKKPLANGHKI, via the coding sequence ATGTTATTAACATCTGATGATATCGAATCAGCTATATATTTTAGTAAACTTCATTTAGCTTCTATCATTTTTGGTTATCCCGTTTTTGTCTTGATTTTCGGGTATTGGACTCGATTTAAGCACACCAAACTTGTCTTTGCCTTATTCACATTACTATCGGTTCCCTTATTGTTTATTAATTTCCTATCAGAAACATCGCTAAGGTATGGTCAACAAGTTGAATTAGTATCGTACATTACGATATTTGGTGATCAGGCTTATCTTTTGACGGGTGAGACCTACGTCTACTTCCCAATCATGCACTTTATCTATGGCGCGATGTCGTTATTTTTGGCTTATTGCGCGCTGAGGTTCTATCGACGCAAACAAAATGAGTTATCTGCAATCTTAGTATTTACCGTCTTTTTGCAATTTATAACCAGTTATATTGGTTATCAGATAGATCAGCTAAATAGTAACTGGGTATATGTTGGTGGTGTGCCAATGACGTTATTATCATTTATCGCATTAACGATTATCAGTCGGGGCTACAAGGAAAAATCGATTGCGCTTTCTAGTGAAGTCAAACAAAAGGAATCACTGCATCTGGTGTTTTCACGTTTGGCAAAAATATCAAATGAAGAAAACGATGCGAGTTTTTATCAGCAGGCAATCGAACTACTGTGTCAATACAGCAAGGCCGATTATGTTATTTACGGGTTAGTCGATGACCAAGATCGCAGTAAAATACGAACAAACCTCGTTTATAAAGATGGTAATCAAGTTGATAATTTCTTGTATGAACGCGCGGGGACACCTTGCGAAAATGTGCTAACAATCGATGCTTGTGTTCATCGCTCAGGGGTTGCATTAGATTATCCAAAAGACCTAATGCTGATGCAGGAAGGAATTGAGGCGTATGTGGGTTACCCTATCGTCGGGGCTAATAAATGTACGATAGGTGTTTTAGTATTACTGTTTAAAGCCCCTCTTAACGATGAGCAAATACTGCGAACAGTAACCGATGTATTTGCTACGCGCATAAGCGCAGAGCTTCGCCGTGAAGCTTTGCAAAATGAGCTTAAAGCTACTGCCTATGTCGATTACTTAACCCGTTTGCCCAATCGTACTAAGCTTCTTACTTATATCAATAGAATTAACACCGAATTTGCGGGGAGAGACGAGCAAGCATTACTGATGCTATTTGACCTAGACTACTTTGGCGACATTAACAGAAAGTACGGTTACGATATTGGCGATCAAGTCATTAAAGTGATCGGTGAAAGGTTAAACAACTACAGTGCTGAAGGGTTATTTTTTGCCCGTAGCGGTGGCGATGAGTTTGCCCTCGTCATTAATAAAGTAAAAACAGATATCAACGCACTTATCAATGTTCATTGGACAGCGATTAAAGCGATTGTCAATCAAACCTGTTTTGTTGGTAATCGAAAAATCAATATAAGCTGCACCATGGGCGCCGTACTTTTCCCTTCTCAGCAACAAGATAATTTTGATGTGATCAGCGCCTCTGAACAAGCGCTGATCCGAGCCAAAGAACAGGGCCGCGGTAAATATACCTTTTTTGACCCGACATTTTTATCTAATAAAGAATACATCCGAGCACTCGAAGCTGATTTGCTTGAAGCCCTGAAAGTTGAAGATGGTTTGTCAGTATACTACCAACCCAAAGTCAATAAAGCAGCTGAACTGTTTGGCGCAGAAGCGCTATTGAGGTGGAATAGTGACAAACGCGGCTTTGTTTCTCCTGCTGAGTTTATTCCTGTCGCGGAAGAAACCGGTGCTATTCACGCACTAGGACGTTGGGTGGTTGAGCAAGTAATAGCCGATTTTTGCCAGTGGCGAGAACAAGGCTTACCGCTTGTACCCATTTCGATCAACGTAACCGCTTCTCAATTTGAAGATCCTGAGTTTATCGCTTTTTTAATTTCGATTGTAAAGCGCTTAGACCTACCCTATCACCTAGTAGAACTCGAGCTTACCGAGTCAGGTTTATTAACGGATAAAGATAACGCTATCATTACCTTATCAAAACTTAGAAAGCATGGCTTTACCATAGCTTTAGATGACTTTGGTACAGGTTATTCTTCATTGAGTTATTTAAACGAATTACCACTCGATGTACTAAAAGTCGATAAATCGTTTGTTGATGGCTTATACGATGAGCGCAATAGAGAATTGGTTAAGTCCATTTTGGCGATAGGCCAAGCGATGGAACTAATCAATATTGCAGAAGGGACCGAATCTTTAGAGCAAGTTGAGCTATTGAGCTCGATGGGGTGCCAGTACTTTCAAGGCTATTATTACAGCAAGCCGCTACCAAAAATTGAATTTGAGGCTTGGCTAAAAAAGCCGCTTGCCAATGGCCATAAAATTTAG
- a CDS encoding XdhC family protein: MTTIDNHIESLLTHWCLHKNKCQWVLATVIETQGSAYRKAGAMMLINDLGQFFGLVSGGCLESDVMRHAKQCLVSGENKIVTYDMQDDSDISWQLGIGCGGMVKVLLQPLLESNQYLQLEQVLKLLKQGLPVNYHVNAGDKLADNTVLSSDYDSDANRLVFTLAPRVKLIIFGAGSDAIPLVNMAKQLTWHVNLIDSRPSYGRKSLFGQADNIIKASFTELSNHPEILAADIAIIMTHNLTLDAKALSLCQSLNLKYCGLLGPQHRTERVLRIAKMTIDALTTPLFNPVGFDIGGELPESIALSMLSQAHACVHGKLELAKQHNVLVKRGFKNAV; this comes from the coding sequence ATGACGACAATAGATAATCATATCGAAAGCTTGTTAACGCATTGGTGTTTACACAAAAATAAATGCCAATGGGTTTTAGCCACAGTCATCGAAACACAGGGATCGGCATATCGCAAAGCCGGTGCCATGATGCTGATCAACGACTTAGGGCAGTTTTTTGGTTTGGTTAGTGGGGGCTGTTTAGAATCTGATGTCATGCGGCACGCAAAGCAGTGCTTGGTTAGTGGTGAAAATAAAATCGTGACCTACGACATGCAGGACGATAGCGACATTAGCTGGCAACTTGGCATTGGCTGTGGTGGTATGGTCAAAGTGTTGCTTCAACCACTCCTCGAATCGAATCAATATTTACAGCTTGAGCAGGTACTTAAGCTGTTAAAGCAAGGTTTACCGGTTAATTATCATGTTAACGCTGGCGATAAACTTGCCGATAATACAGTGCTCTCAAGCGATTATGATAGTGACGCTAATCGTTTGGTATTTACCTTAGCGCCTCGCGTTAAGCTGATTATTTTTGGTGCAGGTAGTGATGCCATTCCGTTGGTGAATATGGCAAAACAACTTACTTGGCATGTTAACCTCATCGATTCTAGACCTAGCTATGGCAGAAAAAGTCTATTTGGCCAGGCTGATAATATTATTAAAGCGAGCTTTACTGAACTTTCAAATCATCCAGAAATACTAGCTGCCGATATTGCTATTATTATGACGCACAACCTCACATTAGATGCCAAAGCACTGAGCTTGTGTCAAAGCCTTAATCTAAAATATTGTGGTTTATTAGGCCCGCAGCACAGAACTGAGCGAGTATTGCGAATCGCGAAAATGACGATAGACGCGCTTACCACGCCATTGTTTAACCCAGTGGGTTTTGATATTGGTGGCGAGTTACCTGAATCGATTGCATTGTCGATGCTAAGTCAGGCTCATGCTTGTGTACACGGTAAACTTGAATTGGCAAAACAACATAATGTACTGGTAAAAAGAGGCTTTAAAAATGCCGTATAG
- a CDS encoding NTP transferase domain-containing protein encodes MPYSALLFAAGASTRFSGLKQLQKVGKTTLVEHCFNALNGSDIDDVRLVLSNQNRHILDTVSIALKQVLVASNANDGLSSSISDAIKQLRQENNTLAKFTLPTTSHVLISLADQISLTTDDFQRLILASKNNPNNIVCASSQIGLSPPVIFPSQFFNALAQLTGDSGAKSVLIDNKQHILPVTINNAACDIDTHEDFAQWQQQQIHFTAAT; translated from the coding sequence ATGCCGTATAGTGCTTTGTTATTTGCCGCTGGTGCGAGCACGCGATTTTCGGGCCTTAAACAGCTACAAAAGGTTGGCAAAACCACCTTAGTAGAGCATTGTTTTAATGCGCTTAATGGCAGTGACATCGATGATGTCAGGTTGGTGTTGTCAAATCAAAATCGTCATATTCTAGATACGGTGAGTATTGCGTTAAAACAGGTATTAGTCGCGTCGAATGCCAATGACGGGTTAAGCTCAAGTATTAGTGATGCGATCAAACAACTGCGCCAAGAAAACAATACCTTAGCTAAGTTTACTTTACCGACAACCTCTCATGTATTAATCAGCTTGGCTGACCAAATCAGCTTAACAACCGATGATTTTCAGCGGCTCATCTTAGCTTCAAAAAATAACCCTAACAACATTGTATGTGCCAGCAGTCAGATTGGCCTGAGCCCGCCAGTGATTTTTCCTTCGCAATTTTTTAACGCGTTAGCACAACTCACAGGTGATAGCGGCGCTAAGTCAGTATTAATAGATAACAAACAGCATATTTTACCGGTAACCATCAATAACGCAGCCTGTGATATTGATACCCACGAAGATTTTGCTCAATGGCAGCAACAACAAATACACTTTACAGCAGCGACTTAA
- a CDS encoding (2Fe-2S)-binding protein, with protein MIKFKINNKDVTLGVEQEMPILYAIRDELKLTGTKFGCGAGQCGACTVHVDGQAIRSCITPVSFANGKHITTIEGLDKNNDHELQITWREFNVPQCGYCQSGQIMNAAALLSQNPAPSDQDIDNAMQGNICRCGTYPRIKAAIKKAAQLKADNKVKEA; from the coding sequence ATGATTAAATTCAAGATTAATAATAAGGATGTCACATTAGGTGTTGAGCAAGAAATGCCAATCCTCTATGCCATTCGAGATGAATTAAAGTTAACGGGTACCAAGTTTGGTTGTGGGGCTGGTCAGTGCGGTGCGTGTACAGTGCATGTTGATGGTCAAGCGATTCGCTCTTGTATTACGCCAGTTTCATTTGCTAATGGCAAGCATATCACCACCATTGAGGGGCTTGATAAGAACAACGATCATGAACTTCAGATCACTTGGCGCGAATTTAACGTACCGCAATGTGGCTACTGTCAGTCAGGGCAAATTATGAATGCAGCGGCTTTGTTATCGCAAAACCCAGCGCCAAGCGATCAAGATATCGATAACGCAATGCAAGGTAATATTTGTCGTTGTGGTACGTATCCTAGGATCAAAGCGGCGATAAAAAAAGCGGCACAGCTCAAGGCTGATAACAAAGTGAAGGAGGCGTAA
- a CDS encoding xanthine dehydrogenase family protein molybdopterin-binding subunit has product MEQVKASQNVVVNVSRRRFIQGLGLGSSALVLGLSLPGFSALASGQTATEKAEHALNFFVAIDNDGTTSIVCHRAEMGQGIHTSIPQMIADELEADWAQVVMVQGKADKRYGSQGTAGSTSIRNQYIQMRQIGASARQMLEQAAANKWQVPLAKVSAENHRVKNLVTGESIGFGALAMAASALEAPKTEAIKLKSPEQFRYIGKSVKLFNIDDIAAGKAIYAQDIQLPDMLIASIARPPVVGGKVKSFDASKALKVKGVVDVIQLKDRNMPVSVLPLSGVAVLATNTWAAHQGRKQLIIEWDHGDNASHNTKQYQQELIDKVNAKGISIRQKGDVYQHKYDDKRTVEATYSVPYINHSPMETPSATAVVTGSGDNTQCVVWAGTQNPQWAQSVVAAELGLREDKLENVEINLTLMGGAFGRKSKADFIVEAVELSQKVKRPVKVVWTREDDIQHGFYHSISANYLKAELTADNKADFWLQRVTYPPIGWLFNDKQDKPSHRDLSLGFGDIPFELNNLMCETQTVTTHIRTGWVRSVACINNGFALGSFVDELAVKANIPTRQMWLNLLGSDRHIDELKDEGFDYSNYGMDYSTHPIDVKRMKSLINLISDKAQVEEKLPENQGWGISFLRSFGSYVAAATKVEVTNNTVKVLEMHTAIDCGVAVTPDRVKSQMEGAMIFGLSITLMGEITTKDGKVEQSNFHDSPVTRMHQSPPMFVHIVESNEPPGGVGEPGVPPIIPSITNAIYHACGKRIRHLPVNKTMSV; this is encoded by the coding sequence ATGGAGCAGGTAAAAGCATCGCAAAATGTTGTGGTCAATGTCAGTCGCCGCCGGTTTATTCAAGGGTTGGGCTTAGGCTCTAGCGCATTGGTTTTGGGCTTGTCGTTACCAGGCTTTTCGGCACTTGCGAGTGGTCAAACAGCGACAGAAAAGGCCGAGCACGCACTTAACTTTTTTGTCGCAATTGATAACGATGGTACTACATCTATTGTTTGTCATCGCGCTGAAATGGGCCAAGGGATCCACACCTCAATTCCTCAAATGATCGCCGATGAACTCGAAGCCGATTGGGCACAAGTTGTTATGGTGCAAGGCAAAGCTGATAAACGCTATGGCTCGCAGGGCACTGCCGGGTCAACGTCTATTCGAAATCAATATATTCAAATGCGCCAGATTGGCGCGAGTGCTCGGCAAATGCTTGAGCAAGCGGCGGCAAATAAGTGGCAGGTGCCGTTGGCAAAAGTGAGCGCTGAAAATCATCGAGTGAAAAACTTGGTGACTGGTGAAAGTATCGGGTTTGGCGCACTCGCGATGGCGGCTAGTGCTCTTGAGGCACCTAAAACTGAAGCGATTAAATTAAAATCACCTGAGCAATTTCGTTATATCGGTAAATCGGTCAAGCTGTTTAATATTGACGACATCGCCGCTGGTAAAGCGATTTATGCCCAAGATATCCAACTCCCTGATATGTTGATTGCCAGTATCGCTAGACCACCTGTAGTGGGTGGTAAGGTGAAGTCTTTTGATGCTAGTAAAGCGCTAAAAGTAAAGGGTGTAGTTGATGTCATTCAACTTAAAGATCGCAACATGCCAGTGAGCGTGCTTCCTTTGTCGGGCGTTGCCGTGTTAGCGACTAATACTTGGGCAGCTCACCAAGGTCGTAAACAGTTAATTATCGAATGGGACCACGGGGATAACGCTAGCCATAATACGAAGCAGTATCAACAAGAGCTGATTGATAAAGTGAATGCCAAGGGTATTTCAATTAGGCAAAAAGGCGATGTCTATCAACATAAATATGATGATAAACGAACGGTTGAAGCGACTTATAGTGTGCCTTATATCAACCATTCACCCATGGAAACACCAAGCGCAACAGCTGTGGTTACTGGCTCGGGTGACAATACCCAATGCGTCGTTTGGGCGGGAACTCAAAACCCGCAATGGGCGCAGTCAGTTGTTGCGGCAGAGCTTGGCTTACGTGAAGATAAGCTAGAAAATGTTGAGATTAACCTGACCTTGATGGGCGGGGCTTTTGGTCGTAAATCAAAGGCCGACTTTATTGTTGAGGCCGTTGAGCTCTCACAAAAGGTTAAGCGCCCCGTAAAAGTTGTTTGGACGCGTGAAGACGATATTCAGCACGGTTTTTATCATTCTATATCTGCTAATTACCTAAAAGCTGAGCTAACGGCTGACAACAAAGCTGATTTTTGGTTGCAGCGCGTGACTTACCCACCTATTGGTTGGTTATTTAACGATAAACAGGACAAACCAAGCCATCGAGATTTATCACTAGGGTTTGGCGACATTCCATTTGAGTTGAATAACTTAATGTGTGAAACCCAAACGGTAACGACTCATATTCGCACCGGTTGGGTGCGTTCTGTTGCCTGTATTAACAATGGCTTTGCTTTGGGGTCATTTGTTGATGAGCTCGCGGTCAAAGCCAATATTCCGACAAGACAAATGTGGCTGAACTTACTTGGTTCGGATCGCCACATTGATGAATTGAAAGACGAAGGTTTTGATTACAGTAACTACGGCATGGATTATTCGACCCATCCTATTGATGTTAAACGAATGAAGTCGCTAATAAATTTGATTAGTGATAAAGCTCAAGTGGAAGAAAAATTACCTGAAAATCAGGGCTGGGGCATTAGCTTTTTACGTAGTTTCGGCTCTTATGTTGCAGCTGCAACCAAAGTAGAGGTGACTAATAACACAGTAAAAGTGCTAGAGATGCATACTGCGATTGACTGTGGTGTTGCGGTAACACCTGATCGGGTTAAGTCGCAAATGGAAGGCGCGATGATTTTTGGCTTATCGATCACCTTAATGGGTGAGATTACGACCAAAGACGGTAAAGTGGAGCAGTCAAACTTCCACGACTCACCTGTAACGCGTATGCATCAATCACCACCGATGTTTGTTCATATTGTTGAGTCCAATGAACCTCCAGGTGGTGTCGGTGAGCCAGGTGTTCCGCCAATTATTCCAAGTATTACTAATGCGATTTACCACGCGTGTGGTAAGCGGATAAGGCACTTACCCGTTAATAAAACGATGTCGGTATAA
- a CDS encoding transposase, whose protein sequence is MRYKSRKQYSECYKMDVVRQSVESIETLPEFAKRVGINVHMIQRWRKKYLSSDPIVPVELKKLKGPDKSYKQLEKENERLKKQLERANEDIEILKKAEEFFKEKRQKNSSS, encoded by the coding sequence ATGCGATACAAATCTCGAAAACAATACAGTGAATGCTATAAGATGGATGTTGTAAGACAATCTGTTGAAAGCATTGAAACTCTCCCAGAGTTTGCCAAGCGAGTTGGCATAAATGTTCACATGATACAGCGGTGGCGTAAAAAATACCTTTCATCAGATCCAATAGTTCCAGTGGAGTTAAAAAAATTGAAAGGTCCTGATAAAAGCTACAAACAACTTGAAAAAGAAAATGAACGTTTAAAGAAACAACTTGAACGTGCGAATGAAGATATTGAAATCCTAAAAAAGGCGGAAGAGTTCTTCAAGGAAAAACGGCAGAAAAATTCGAGTTCATAG
- a CDS encoding IS3 family transposase: protein MRTPGDTLHLCKLLDVSSSGFYAYFKRGTSKRDASNAELLRAIDKIIQISEGAFGYRQIHEQLLAEGYQASPNRVQRLLQAQHYRAVMSRKQKRYPKVSRINTRPNLLNREFLPKSVNQVWATDITQVYCREGWLYVCVIIDLYSRAVLGYSQGRAATSDLVKKAYLNAKRFSKLSNLNGVLCHSDQGSQYKSDLIVRWLNAQGAIISMSRKGNCWDNACVESFFSLMKQQWLHPQGVQPLKYMSQRVTGYIENIYNRFRVHGTHGEVPLARYLRAS from the coding sequence ATTCGAACGCCTGGAGATACTCTTCACTTGTGTAAACTGCTAGATGTATCAAGCTCTGGTTTTTATGCGTACTTTAAGCGTGGCACATCGAAAAGAGATGCAAGCAACGCTGAGTTATTACGTGCAATAGACAAGATAATTCAAATATCTGAAGGGGCATTTGGCTACCGGCAGATTCATGAGCAATTACTTGCTGAAGGCTATCAAGCAAGCCCTAATAGGGTTCAACGCCTATTACAGGCACAGCACTATCGTGCTGTTATGTCTCGAAAACAAAAGCGCTACCCTAAGGTTAGCCGTATTAACACACGGCCCAATTTATTAAACCGAGAGTTTTTACCTAAATCAGTAAATCAAGTTTGGGCGACGGATATTACGCAAGTTTATTGTCGTGAAGGTTGGCTGTATGTTTGCGTCATTATCGATTTATATTCTCGAGCTGTGCTTGGTTACAGTCAAGGGCGCGCAGCAACTTCGGATTTAGTTAAAAAGGCGTATTTGAATGCAAAGCGTTTTAGTAAGCTCAGTAACTTAAATGGTGTTCTTTGTCATTCAGACCAAGGCTCTCAATATAAAAGTGACTTGATCGTTCGGTGGCTAAATGCTCAAGGTGCTATAATTAGTATGTCTCGTAAGGGAAACTGTTGGGATAATGCTTGTGTTGAAAGCTTTTTCTCACTCATGAAACAACAATGGCTACACCCACAAGGGGTACAGCCATTGAAATACATGAGTCAAAGGGTTACGGGTTATATTGAAAATATTTATAACCGATTTAGAGTGCATGGCACTCATGGAGAAGTACCATTAGCTCGATACTTACGAGCAAGTTAA
- a CDS encoding DUF2750 domain-containing protein, which yields MNEATLSEFLNQVKPEQKFWALCEPASEDWVILDSVHFENTDVMPLWSSQALAQAHCIDEWASYQPSAITVSQWLEFWVEDLSADNIIIGINWADDNDCEELGLDEFSQKVAEIETL from the coding sequence ATGAACGAAGCCACACTTAGCGAATTTTTAAACCAAGTAAAACCAGAGCAAAAATTTTGGGCTCTTTGTGAGCCAGCATCTGAAGATTGGGTCATTCTTGACTCTGTTCACTTTGAAAATACCGACGTAATGCCACTGTGGTCGAGCCAAGCATTAGCTCAAGCCCATTGCATTGATGAGTGGGCAAGTTATCAACCTTCAGCTATTACGGTAAGCCAATGGTTAGAGTTTTGGGTGGAAGACTTAAGTGCCGACAACATTATTATCGGTATTAATTGGGCCGACGATAATGATTGCGAAGAGTTAGGTCTCGATGAGTTTTCGCAAAAGGTTGCAGAAATAGAAACGCTTTAG
- a CDS encoding iron chaperone encodes MQYQASSPEQYLTKLDNDWRKATLLALRQLILNHPQQLQESINYKMLGYHEGDKFIFHLNAQKHFVGLYVGNIDKIPNSTPLLAGLDCGKGCIRFKKKNIVNDNIALFISEVISQHQQGQDINC; translated from the coding sequence ATGCAATATCAAGCAAGCTCGCCTGAGCAATACCTAACCAAGCTTGATAACGATTGGCGCAAAGCAACATTATTAGCTCTGCGCCAACTTATTCTCAATCACCCACAACAACTCCAAGAATCAATCAATTACAAAATGCTCGGCTACCATGAGGGTGATAAATTCATCTTTCATTTAAACGCGCAAAAGCACTTTGTTGGTTTATATGTTGGTAATATTGACAAGATCCCCAACAGTACCCCCCTACTCGCTGGATTAGATTGCGGTAAAGGCTGTATTCGGTTTAAAAAGAAAAATATAGTAAATGACAACATTGCGTTATTCATCAGCGAAGTAATAAGTCAACATCAGCAAGGCCAAGACATCAACTGCTAA
- a CDS encoding DUF1244 domain-containing protein, translated as MDKEIEIQAAVFRRLLAHLDNRKDVQNIELMNLAGFCRNCFSKWTVAEAEKLGVEVDIETAREQVYGMPYSEWKEKYQLPATPEQLAKFNELNPNK; from the coding sequence ATGGATAAAGAAATCGAGATCCAAGCAGCCGTTTTTAGAAGGTTGCTTGCACACCTAGATAACCGTAAAGATGTACAAAACATCGAGCTGATGAACCTCGCGGGATTTTGTCGTAACTGTTTTTCAAAATGGACAGTAGCAGAGGCTGAAAAACTCGGTGTTGAAGTAGATATTGAGACCGCCCGCGAACAAGTTTACGGTATGCCATATAGCGAGTGGAAAGAAAAATACCAGTTACCAGCAACACCAGAGCAATTAGCTAAGTTTAACGAGCTCAATCCAAACAAATAA